The Chitinophaga sp. H8 region AGGCCTATTTTGAAGTAAAGCATGACCCCCGCAAGCCTTTCATTGTACTGTCTGATCTGGTGAGAACTACCGTATTGGGAACGGCATTTAATGTAAAAGCTTATCCGGAAGATAAAAGTATTGACATCACAGTGATAAATGGAAAAGTGAAAGTGGCGCAGACAGGAAAGGATGAAAAGCAGTTGACACCAGTGATATTAACAAAGGGAATGCATGTGGGATACCAGACAAGGGATACGTTGTTCCGGGTGAGTAAGGTGGATGCTGCAGCGATGGTTGGCTGGAAAGATAATAAACTGGTATTTGAGGAAGCAACGTTGGAAGAGATATGTAATACACTTGCCAGGAACTATAATGTAAAATTTACCACTACCACCCCTGTTGTATGGCAGCATAAATACTCCCTGACATTTGACCAGCTTACACTGGATGAATCACTGGACCAGCTTCGGCTGCTGGGAGCATTAACATTTCAACGAAAAGACAGTATTGTCGTACTCCGGGATAAACATTAGCCAACAACTGGAAATAAAGAAAAAGCCGTCCTGTTAGGAGCAGAACGGCTGAATAAGCCATCAATATCATTAATGACTAAAAGCAAAACAAATTTATGCAACCAATCGCAGGAAACAAGAAAGTTTTTGTGAGGTTTCGAAAAAAAATGCCCGGGATCTTGAGTGTATTACTAACGGTATTTTGTATCCTGGCTACATCCAGGGAGTTACTTGCCCAGGATATGAAAATTACAAAAGTGACTTTGCATTTGAACGATCGCCCGATTAAAGAGGCTTTCCGTGAAATTGAAAAACAATCCGGGCTTACCATCGGGTTCCGCCATGAAGTATTAGATCAGCACAAGCATATCAGTATTATTGCAGCTGATGAAACAATCAGCAGTGTACTCAAAAAACTATTAGCTGGTACTGGTACTACTTACCTGCAAAAAGGGAAAAGTATTCTGATCATTGCCACACCGCGCCAACAATCGAAAACGGGTAGCCTGGATACCCTTACTGGAAATATAAAAGATAGTAACGGTGAGTTGCTCATCGGGGCAAGGGTGACTGTTAAATCAGGTGCCGGTGAACTTATTCATACAAGTTCGGATGAAAGGGGGAATTATTTTGTTGTAGTGCCGGAAGATGCTACGGAGATAACATTCCGTTATATGGGTATTCAGCCGCTGACGGAACAGATTGGAGGCAGGAATATAATAGATGTTCAGCTGGCCAGAAAGAATGTGGAACTAGGGCAGGTAGTGGTAACAGCGCTGGGAATCAAAAGAGAAGTGAAAGCATTGAGCTATACTACACAAGGTGTGGATGTAGATGCCCTGAATGAAACCAAAAGCACGAACCTGATCAATTCCCTTTCCGGAAAAGTAGCAGGTTTGCAAGTGATACCTTCAGGTTTTAATACAGGATCTACCAGGGTGATCATCCGTGGCAATAATTCCCTCACTGGCAATAATCAGCCTTTGTTTGTCGTGGATGGAATGCCAATAGACAATGAACCCGGAGATGCCGGCAGCCTGGATTATGGAAGTAATGCTGCTGATATCAACTCCGACGATATAGAGAGCATTCAGGTATTAAAAGGCCCCAATGCTTCTGCATTGTATGGATCAAGGGCGGCAAATGGGGTGATCCTGATTACCACCAAAGCCGGTTCCACAAAGTTTAAGGTAACTGTTACCTCCAGCATGATGTTCCAGAAACTGACAGAGTTCCCTGAATACCAGAATGCTTATGGGGTTGGAACCTCTTTTGCGATTGATAATACCAACAGGATTCCTAAGGCAAATGTGAACTACAGAAGCTGGGGATCACCTATGATGGGGCAACCCTATATTGCCCTGGATGGAACAGAGAAAGCGTATTTACCTCATCCTGACAATGTGAAGAATTTTTATTCTACCTCACGGTTATTTACCAATTCAGTATCTGTAGAAGGAGGGAATGCAGCCAATATATACCGGCTGGCCTACACCAATTACAATGGTACCAGTGTAGTGGAAGGATTCAATAATATGATGAAGCATTCCATTGACTTCCGGTTAGCAAACAATTTTACCAAATGGTTATCCCTCGATTCAAAGATTAACTACATACGGGACATTGTAAATAACCGTCAATACTCCAATAGTAATGGACGTAATCCTACCAACCTTTATACCCATATGGCAAGGAGTACCGATTTATCTGAACTGTATGATTATAAGGATGAAGCTACAGGGATGGAAATTGGTACACACCGTAATTTCAGTAATCCATACTGGGTGATCAATGAAAATCCTAATAAGGATGTAAAGGACCGGGTGATTGCTTCTTTTAATTCAACGGTAAAGTTTACCCCATGGTTAAAGTTCAATGGCCGCTTTGGTGCAGATGTGTTCTGGTGGGAAGGTTTTGAGTTTAACAATATTGGTTCCGTGGTTGCCAGCAACCCCAATGGTTTTATGCGCACTTTCAACTCCCGGCAACAGAACATGAACCTGGAGGGACTGTTTTCTTTCAACAAAAATATAAACCGGTTCTCGATACTGGCTAATTTTGGGGGTAATATTTATACATCAGGCTTTGAAAGAAGGGAACAAAGGGTTAATTCCCTGTTGCAACCAGGGTTGATCAACTTGTCTAATGCAAAAGAATACCCCACTGCTACGCAATTTATCAGAAGAAAGGAGATTAATGCACTATTTGGATCCGTTTCTCTCGGCTACCGCAACCTGGCATTTCTGGATATCACTGGCCGGAATGACTGGTCTTCTACGCTGCCCAAAGGCAATAATTCCTATTTCTACCCTTCTGTGGGAAGCTCCCTGATTGTGAGCGATCTGCTGGGTATTCGCAGCAACGCATTGAGCTTTCTTAAAGTAAGAGGTTCTATTGCATTGGTAGGAAGTGATACGGATCCTTACCGCCTTGATCAGACTTATTCATTTAATGGCTTCCTGGATGGGGCTACACTGGCCTCTTTATCTACTACAATGAATAATCCTGATCTGAAGCCGGAAAAGACAAGTTCTTATGAATGGGGCATAAATGCTAGATTATTTAATAACAGGATATCCCTGGATGCTACCTACTATAATTCAGGTACCTCCAATCAGATCATTACTGCCCAGCTACCAGCCTCCAGCGGTTATCAGCAGAGAATATATAATGCGGGTAAAATCAGGAACTGGGGATATGAAGCAATGGCTTCAGCAAAAGTGATGGATCGGAAAAAGTTTAAATGGGATGTGGCGCTCAACTTTGCAAGGAATAACTCTCGGGTAGAAGAACTGATAGCAGGTGTAGACCGCTTCCAGCTAAATAATAATTCCAGTTATCTCTATGTATATGCGCAGGTGGGTAAGCCTTATGGTTACCTGCGAGGGCTTGGGGTGGCCAGGGATGAAGCAGGACGTATGCTGATTGAAAATGGTGGTTCCCTGCTGGTAAAGGATAATGATATGGCTTTTGGTACCGCTTCACCGGATTGGCTGGGGGGAATAAGCAATACTTTTAAACTGAACCGCTTTGATTTCAGTTGCTTATTCGATATCAAAATGGGAGGCGTGCTGTATTCCGGTACCATGTCCCGGATGCTGACGAATGGGGTGAGTGCAGAAACGCTATATGGCCGGGACGACTTTTATAAACACTCCGTTATTTTTGGCGAAAACAATAATGAGCTGAGTGGAGGCGCAAGATGGGATGCTTACTTTGCAGATGGTACACCTAATACCAAATTTGTTACTCCTCAGAATTATGAATATGCCAGACCCAATTATGCAGAGTTCGTCATTTATGATGCTTCGTTTATCAAACTCAGAGAGGTAACACTGGGATATAATTTCCCGGAGAAAATGTTCACCGGCACACCCGTAAAAGGAGCCAGGCTGTCACTTGCCGGCCGTAATCTGGCTATACTATATCGCAAAACACCGAAAGGAATTGACCCGGAGGCGGCTTCTACAGCGGGTAATGGGCAAGGAATAGAAAATGGGTCACTGCCTCCCAATGCCATCTACGGGTTCAATTTTAAACTTACGCTTTAATGCCTTACAACAGATGAAAGCAATTACCGGATTTTTATTCATACTTATTTTAAGCTTTGCTGCCTGCACGAAAGATTTAGGAACTATCAACAAAAATCCTAACAATCCAGATATCGTGGAGCCGGACTTTTTACTGACAACTGCCATTTTTGAAACGATGAACCTCTATGGCGGCGCCATGAACAGGGTCGTGTTTTTTAATTATACCCATTATTACTCAGGCTTCCAGGGAGAATTTCAACGGTATACCTATAGTGCAAATGATAATAACACTTACTGGAAAACAACTTACATTAATTGTTTGCAACCAGTGAACCAGATTGAAATAAAGTATGCGAACAATCCTGCTTATGCCAACAGGGTATTGATTGCGCGTATCTGGA contains the following coding sequences:
- a CDS encoding FecR family protein, whose amino-acid sequence is MKLEPEQIKILFRKVLKGTATADESEQLLNYLEQERHDMDDLLLPYGEWAGTEDNRLPEGVRERILTSVLKQTPVTGEGLDKTRAGRTIKMSYWLSRVAVVFVLILAGWGLFRKQSKPGNKTWIVFAAAKGERRTMMLPDSSKVLLNAGSQVAFQTDFAGNERCVKLTGEAYFEVKHDPRKPFIVLSDLVRTTVLGTAFNVKAYPEDKSIDITVINGKVKVAQTGKDEKQLTPVILTKGMHVGYQTRDTLFRVSKVDAAAMVGWKDNKLVFEEATLEEICNTLARNYNVKFTTTTPVVWQHKYSLTFDQLTLDESLDQLRLLGALTFQRKDSIVVLRDKH
- a CDS encoding SusC/RagA family TonB-linked outer membrane protein is translated as MSVLLTVFCILATSRELLAQDMKITKVTLHLNDRPIKEAFREIEKQSGLTIGFRHEVLDQHKHISIIAADETISSVLKKLLAGTGTTYLQKGKSILIIATPRQQSKTGSLDTLTGNIKDSNGELLIGARVTVKSGAGELIHTSSDERGNYFVVVPEDATEITFRYMGIQPLTEQIGGRNIIDVQLARKNVELGQVVVTALGIKREVKALSYTTQGVDVDALNETKSTNLINSLSGKVAGLQVIPSGFNTGSTRVIIRGNNSLTGNNQPLFVVDGMPIDNEPGDAGSLDYGSNAADINSDDIESIQVLKGPNASALYGSRAANGVILITTKAGSTKFKVTVTSSMMFQKLTEFPEYQNAYGVGTSFAIDNTNRIPKANVNYRSWGSPMMGQPYIALDGTEKAYLPHPDNVKNFYSTSRLFTNSVSVEGGNAANIYRLAYTNYNGTSVVEGFNNMMKHSIDFRLANNFTKWLSLDSKINYIRDIVNNRQYSNSNGRNPTNLYTHMARSTDLSELYDYKDEATGMEIGTHRNFSNPYWVINENPNKDVKDRVIASFNSTVKFTPWLKFNGRFGADVFWWEGFEFNNIGSVVASNPNGFMRTFNSRQQNMNLEGLFSFNKNINRFSILANFGGNIYTSGFERREQRVNSLLQPGLINLSNAKEYPTATQFIRRKEINALFGSVSLGYRNLAFLDITGRNDWSSTLPKGNNSYFYPSVGSSLIVSDLLGIRSNALSFLKVRGSIALVGSDTDPYRLDQTYSFNGFLDGATLASLSTTMNNPDLKPEKTSSYEWGINARLFNNRISLDATYYNSGTSNQIITAQLPASSGYQQRIYNAGKIRNWGYEAMASAKVMDRKKFKWDVALNFARNNSRVEELIAGVDRFQLNNNSSYLYVYAQVGKPYGYLRGLGVARDEAGRMLIENGGSLLVKDNDMAFGTASPDWLGGISNTFKLNRFDFSCLFDIKMGGVLYSGTMSRMLTNGVSAETLYGRDDFYKHSVIFGENNNELSGGARWDAYFADGTPNTKFVTPQNYEYARPNYAEFVIYDASFIKLREVTLGYNFPEKMFTGTPVKGARLSLAGRNLAILYRKTPKGIDPEAASTAGNGQGIENGSLPPNAIYGFNFKLTL